In a single window of the Acinetobacter tibetensis genome:
- a CDS encoding DUF488 domain-containing protein — protein MQIQIKRAYSPVTADDGLRILVDRLWPRGIKKQDAKIDLWPKEITPSTVLRQSYHQDLIGWQEFRAKYLLELRQHPETLAELRRLVQHNNISLITAAKNATQNHAVVLKHYLESLEEEIT, from the coding sequence ATGCAGATTCAAATCAAGCGTGCCTACAGTCCTGTTACCGCAGATGATGGATTAAGAATTTTAGTGGATCGTCTATGGCCACGAGGCATTAAAAAACAAGATGCCAAGATTGATCTTTGGCCCAAAGAGATTACGCCGTCCACTGTTTTAAGGCAGTCTTATCATCAAGATTTAATTGGCTGGCAAGAATTTCGAGCAAAATATTTACTTGAATTGAGGCAACATCCTGAAACCCTCGCAGAATTACGACGTTTAGTCCAACACAATAATATTAGCTTGATTACTGCGGCAAAGAATGCAACGCAAAATCATGCTGTGGTCTTGAAGCATTATTTAGAATCCCTTGAAGAAGAAATTACTTAA